In Sphingomonas sp. M1-B02, the sequence GGTGCAGCAGCAAGGGCTGCGCGTCACCAAGTCGAACGCCGATTCGCTGCTGCTCGTCGGCGTCTATGACGAGACCGACCAGCGCACCAACCAGGACGTCTCCGACTGGATGGCGTCGAACATGCAGGACACGCTGGCGCGCGTGCCGGGGGTGGGCGACACCAACGTCTTCGGCGCGCCCTATGCGATGCGGATCTGGCTGAACCCGGACCGGCTGGCCAGCTATGCGCTGATGCCGGGCGACGTGATCACCGCGATCCAGAACCAGAATACCGAAGTGGCGGCGGGCGAAATCGGCGGCCAGCCGCAGCCCAGCGAGCAGATGCTCAATGCCACGGTCACCGCGCAATCGCGGATGCAGACCCCCGAGCAGTTCCGCAACATCATTCTCAAGACCGAAACCAGCGGCGCCAACGTGCTGCTCAGCGACGTCGCGCGCGTGGAGCTGGGAGCGGAAAGCTATAATGCGGTCAGCCGGGTCAATCGCCATCCCGGTGCCGGAATCTCGATCAGCCTGGCCCCCGGCGCGGACGCGCTGGAGACTGCCGAGCTGGTGAAGGCCGAAGTGGCCAAGATCGCCACCAGCTTCCCCCCGGGATTCAACTACGCCTACGCCAACGACACGACCGGATTCATCAAGCTTTCGATCGAGGAAGTGGTGAAGACGCTGATCGAGGCGATCATCCTGGTCGTGATCGTGATCTTCGTGTTCCTGCAGAGCTGGCGCGCGACGTTGATCCCGTTCATCGCGGTGCCGGTGGTGCTGCTGGGCACCTTCGCGGTCTTTTACGCGCTTGGCTTCTCGATCAACACGCTCACCCTGTTCGGGCTGGTGCTGGCGATCGGCATGCTCGTCGACGATGCCATCGTCGTGGTGGAGAATGTCGAGCGGCTGATGGAGGAGGATCCCGAACTCAGCCCGCGCGACGCCACGATCCAGTCGATGGAGCAGATCCAGTTCGCGCTGGTGGGAATCACGCTGGTGCTCGTCGCCGTCTTCTTGCCGATGGCCTTTTTCGGCGGATCGACGGGCGTGATCTACCGTCAATTCTCGGTGACGATCGTATCGTCGATGGTCCTGTCGGCGGGCGTTGCACTGATCCTGACGCCCGCGCTCACCTCTACCCTGCTCAAGCGCAAGCAGGACGAGAAAGAGAGCTTCATCAGCCGCCGCTTCCCGAAGGTGGGCCGCTTCTTCACGCGCGCCAGCGAGAAGTTCAACACCACCTTCGACCGGGGCGTCGATCGCTATGGCCGATCGGTCAGCTATGTCGTCGATCGCAAATGGATCTTCCTGCTGATCTACGCCGCGATCTGCCTGTTGCTCGTGCTGATGTTCGTGCGATTGCCCACCGGCTTCCTGCCGAGCGAGGACCAGGGCGCGGCCTCGGTCCAGTTCCGGCTGCCCGCCGGCGCCACCCAAAGCCGGACGCAGGAAGTCCAGCGCGCGATCGAACGCTATTTCACCGAGCAGGAGGGCAAGAATGTCGCCACGATGTTCACGGTCACCGGCGGCGGCGGGGGCGGCGGCGCGAGCGGGCAGAATACCGGCCAGGGCTTCCTCAACCTGACGGACTGGAGCCAGCGCAAGGGTTCGGAGAATGGCGCAGATGCGATCGTTGCGCGCGCATCGGGCGCGTTCCGCAACTTCCGCGATGCCCAGGTCTTCGCATTGGTGCCGCCGGCGATCCGCGGGCTGGGCCAATCGACCGGCTTCTCGATGCAGCTCCAGAACACCAGCGGGATGTCGCGCGAGGAATTCGCCGCGGCGCGCGAGAAGCTGCTCCAGCTTGCCGCGGGCGACCCGGCACTTACCGCCGTGCGCCTGACCGATCTGCCGGACGTCGCGACGCTCCAGGTCGACTTCGACCAGCAGAAGCTTGCAGCGCTCGGGCTGAGCCAGGGCGACGTCAATGCGACGTTGGCGACCGCCTGGGGCGGGCGCTACGTCAACGATTTCATCGATCGCGGCCGGGTGAAGCGAGTCTTCGTGCAGGGCGACGCGCAGTTCCGCGCCTCGCCCGACAATATCGGCGAATGGTTCGTGCGCAATCGCAACGGCCAGATGGCGCCGTTCACCTCTTTCGCGCAGACGAGCTGGTCGACCGCACCGACGACGCTCTCGCGCTTCCAGGGCGTCCCTTCGTTCGAGATCCAGGGCCAGGCGGCGCCGGGACAGAGTTCGGGCGAGGCGATGGACCGCATCCAGGCGCTGGCCGCGCAGATACCGGGCACGGCCGTTGCCTGGTCGGGGCTCTCTTATCAGGAGCGGCTCTCCTCGGGGCAGGCGCCCTTGCTTTACACCGTCTCGCTGATCGTCGTGTTCCTGTGCCTGGCGGCACTCTATGAAAGCTGGTCGATCCCGCTCGCGGTGCTGCTGGTCATCCCGCTCGGGCTGGTCGGGGCGATCTTCGCGGTGACGCTGCGGGGCCTGCAGAACGACGTCTATCTCCAGATCGGTCTGCTGACGACGATGGGGCTCGCCGCGAAGAATGCGATCCTGATGATCGAATTCGCCGAGCGTGCCGAAAAGGAAGGCAAGCGCGTTATCGACGCCGCGATCGAAGCCGCGCGGATCCGGCTGCGGCCGATCCTGATGACCAGCCTCGCCTTCATCTTCGGCGTACTGCCGCTGGCGATCTCGACCGGGGCGGGCGCGAACAGCCGGATCGCGATCGGCACCTCGGTGATCGGCGGCATGCTTACCGCGACGATCCTGGCGATCTTCTACATCCCCTTGTTCTTCGTGCTGGTGCGCCGCGGCGTGCGCGATGGATTGAAAGCGCTGCGCGATCGCCGCAGGCGCCCGGAGGCCACGGCATGAACCGGCTGATCCTGCTGCTGGCGGCAAGCGCGCTGAGCGGCTGCGCATCGATGGCGCCCAAATATGTCCAGCCCGCCGCGCCCGTGCCCCCTTCCTGGCCGGTCGGCGACGCCTATCTGGCGCAGAGCGAGGCGGCGCTGCCGGCGGTGACCTATCGCGACATCTTCCGTGACGCGCGGCTGCAGGCGCTGATCGAGCAGGCCCTGGTCAACAATCGCGATCTGCGGATCGCCGCTGCCAATATCCGGGCCGCGCGCGAGCAATATCGCATCCAGCGCGCGAATCGGCTTCCCCTGATCGGCGCGGGCGCGGGCGCGACCGTGACCGGCGGCGATCGCACCAGCGGCACGAGCGGCAACAACAGCGGGACCGGCACGGGCACAGGCACGGGCACGGGCACCGGCGCCGTCCCCAGCAATTCAGGCACCCGGACCAATTTCTCTGCCGATGTCGGCGTCACGGGCTTCGAACTCGATCTGTTCGGGCGCGTGGCGTCGCTGACCGAAGCCGAGCAGAACCGCTTTTTCGCGACCGAGGCGGGGGCACGGGCGACCAGGCTGACGCTGATCGGCGACATCGCCGACGCCTGGCTCAATCACGCCGCCGATGCGAGCCTGCTCAAGATCGCGGAAGACACCGCCACCAGCGCGCAGAGCAGCGTGCGGCTGACGCGTGCGCGGCTGGAGGGCGGCGTCGCGCCGCGCACCGACCTGCGCCAAGCCGAGCAGGTGCTCGAAGCCGCACGCGCCGATCTGGCCGAACAGCGCACCGCGCTGGCCCAGGATATCAACGCGCTGCAATTGCTGGTGGGGGCGACGATCGATCCGGCCACGCTGCCAGCATCAATCGAGCAGGCCGGCACGACCGTGGCCGAATTGCCGGCGGGGGTGGATTCGGGAGTGCTGCTGCGCCGGCCCGACGTCGTGCAGGCAGAATATCAGCTGCGTGCGGCGAATGCCGAGATCGGCGCGGCGCGCGCGGCCCTGTTCCCCCGGATCACGCTCACCGGGCTGCTGGGCCTGGCAAGCAATGCGTTGACCGGACTGTTCAGCGGCGGCGCCTTCGCCTGGTCGGGCGGCGCGGATCTGAACTATCCGATCTTCAGCGGTGGCGCGGCGCAGGCCAATGTGCGGCTGAGCCAGGCGCAGCGCGACGCCGCGGTGGCCAATTACGAGCGCGCGATCCAGATCGCCTTCCGCGAAGTCTCCGACGCGCTGGCGCGCCGCGGCACGATCGTCGAGCAGATCCGCGCGACCGCCGCGCAGACCGAGGCGGCGGCGGACACCTATCGGCTGACCGAGGCGCGCTATCGCGGCGGGATCGACACCTTCCTGAGCAGCCTCGATGCACAGCGCTCGCTTTATGCGGCGCAACGCTCGCTGGTGAATACGCAGTTGGTGCGGGCGAGCAATCTGGTGACCTTGTATCGCACGCTGGGTGGCGATTCACTCCTGCAGGCGACGCCGCAGGGACCCGTGCCGGTCAACGCGTCCGCAAACAATTAGCCGTCCTCCCGGCGAAAGCCGGGATCCAGGGTGGCGGAGGTCCGACCTGCTTGGCTCCGGGTCCCGGCTTTCGCCGGGATGACGCTAGGGTGGCTAAGCCAGCGCCGCGACGAAGGCGCGCGCGTTGGCCCCCACTTCATCCGCACTCAGCCCGACCTTGTAGAGCGCCGAGCCGAGCCCGAAGCCTGCGGCCCCGGCTTCGATCCAGGGACCCATATTGTCCGGCGCGATTCCGCCGACGGGAAGGATGCTGAGGTCCTTCGGCAAGACGGCGCGCATTGCCTTCAGGATCTGCGGGCTCGAACCCTCGGCCGGGAACAGCTTGAGCGCAGTGGCGCCAGCCTCGAGCGCGGCGAAGGCCTCGGTCGGCGTGGCGATGCCGGGGAGCGAGACCATGCCCGCCGCGGCGCTCGCGGCGATGACCTCGACATTGGCGTTGGGCGAGATGATCATCGTGCCGCCCGCCGCGCGGACCGCCTCGACGTCGGCGATACGCAGCACGGTGCCGGCGCCGATCACGGCCTTGCCGGCCAGCCGCTTCGCCAGCCTTGCGATGCTGTCGAGCGGATCGGGCGAGTTGAGCGGCACCTCGATCAAAGTGAAGCCGGCGTCGACCAGGGCGTCGCCGATCGCCTCGACCTCGTCGGGCCTTACCCCGCGCAGGATCGCGATCAGCGGGCAGGCGGCGAACGCGGAATCGAAGGTGATCTGGGTCATTGGTTTCGTATCTCGATAATGCCGGCCACGAAGGCGGACTGGCTGTCGACCAGCCGGGCCGAACGGCCCAGCGTCTCTATCGCCACCGAATATAGGGCGCCGAGCACGGGATCGGCAAGGATGTGGACGGTGTCGTGCCCCGTGGTCGCGAGCCGCGCGGCGACGTCGCTGCCGATCAGCAGCCCGCTGGCGTAGGACGCGGCGTCGGCATCGTCGCGCACCCCCAGCATCTTGGCCGCGCGGATGCCGAACAGCGACGCCGTCAGGTCGCGGCGCCTTGCCTCCTCCACGCCTTCTCGAAAAGCCGCGCCGGGCCTGACCTCGCCGCCGAGCTGGGCTGCGAGCAGGCCATGCTTGCGCAGCATCGCGAACAGCTCGCCGGTCATCGCGGTCGTGAAATCGGCCACCCTGCCCGCTTCCATTTCCACCCATTTGCAGTGGGTGCCGGGCTGGCAGAGCAGCGAATCGGGCGGGACCAGCCCGGCAGCGACGGCACCGAGCAACTGGACCTCCTCGCCGCGCATCACATCGGGCCGACCGCCGACCATCGTCGAGATGCCCGGCACGATCGCGGTGCGATCGTCGATCCACAGCAGGTTCGCGGCGAGGTCTGCGAGGCCGGCCGGTGCGGGCACATAGGGTGCGACCCGCCAGCCGACCGTCGAGCCCACCATCCCCGCCATCAGCATCGGCAGATCGCCGAACTGCGCGCGGATGCCCGCTGCGTCGCTCTCGAAATCCTCGACTGCGGTGACCCCACGATCGTCGCGCTCGGTGCGCACGACCTGGCCCTGATCGATCAGGAACACACGCCGATTGGTCGTCCCCCAATCGACCGCCAGGAAGCGCGTGGCCTTGCTCACCACCAGGTCGCGTAGAGCGCGATCAGGATCAGTACGATGATCACTGCCGCGATGTTGAAGCTGGTGGTGGTGCGGAACGATACGCCCTGCATCTGGATCCGGTTGCTGTCGGCATGCGCCGGGCGCGCCAGCGAGACGATCACCGCAAGCGCAAGGCTGGCGAAGAAGACGATCATCATCCGGTTCATGAACGGCACTGCGTTGAGCGCGGCGACGCCGCCCCAATCCGCCGGGAACCAGAAGACGAAGCTGAGCACCACCGACGCGACCGCACCGACGAGCGCACCCGCCTCGGTGGCGCGCGGCCAGAACAGGCCGAGCAGGAAGATGACGGTGATGCCCGGGGTCACGAAGCCGGAGAATTCCTGGATATATTGGAACGCCTGGTCGAGGCTGCCGAGCAGCGGGCGCGCGGTGAGGATCGCCGCGATCGTCGCGACGACGGCGGCAATCCGGCCGACGCGCACCAACTGCTTTTCATGCCCCGCCGTGAGGACGGCATCGCCGCTTGCATCGAGCGCCTGGCTCTCGACCCCCTTCATCTTGGCATAGAGATCGAGCGTGAAGATCGTCGCGATCGAATTGATCTTCGAAGCCATCGACGCGATGATCGCCGCGACCAACGCCGCGAAGACGAGGCCGAGCAGGCCGACCGGCAGCATCCGCATCATCGTCGGATAGGCCTGGTCGGGCTTGGCGAGATCGGGCGCGAGCAGCACCGCGGCGATGCCCGGGAGCACGATGATCACCGGCATCAGCAGCTTGAGGAAGGCGGCGAACACCACGCCCTTCTGCGCTTCGGACAGGTTCTTGGCGGCCAGCGCGCGCTGAATGATATATTGGTTGAAGCCCCAATAGCTGAGGTTGGCGATCCACATCCCGCCGATCAGCACCGAGAGGCCGGGCAGATCCTTGTAGAAGGGATTGTCCTGCGAGAGGATCATGTCGAACTTTTCGGGCAGTTCGGTGGTCAGCCGCGTAAAGCCGCCGAGCACGCCGGCGTCGCCGCCGATCTCGCTCAGCGTGAGATAGGAGATGACCAGCCCGCCGAACACCAGCAGCGTCACCTGGACGATGTCGGTCAGCGCCACCGCCTTGAGCCCGCCGCGCAGCTGATAGAGCAGCGCGAAGGCGCCGAGGCCGACCAAGGCAACGTCCTGGTTGACGCCGGCGACCTGGGTCACCGCAATCGAGCCGAGCCACAGGATCGAGGTCAGGTTCACGAAGATGTACAGCGCCAGCCAGAAGATCGCCATGACCGTGCGGATCGTCGGCCCGAACCTCTGCTCCAGGAACTGGGGCATGGTGTAGATTTCGTTCTTCAGGAAGATCGGCAGAAACCATTTGCCGACGATCAGCAGCGTGATTGCCGCCATCCACTCGTAGGAGGCGATGGCGAGGCCGATCGCATAGCCCGAGCCGGACATGCCGACGATCTGTTCGGCCGAGATGTTCGCGGCGATGAGCGAGGCGCCGATCGCCCACCAGGGCAGCGACTTGGACGCGAGGAAATAATCCGACGTATCCTTGGTGTGCCCGGCTTTGTCGCGACTGACATATTGCGCCAGGCCGAAGATGCCGATGGCGTAGAGGATCACCACGAAGAGATCGATATTCGACAGGCTCGTCATATTCCCGCTTCCTCCCTGCGAGGCATTGGCAGCTTCCCGCCGCGCTCTTCGCCTCTGGACGCTGCAGCTCCGCAGCGCGGGTTCATTTATCGTATATATGGACCTTGTCCAGCGCCGTCGCGTCGCTACGATGTCGGAAGAGGCAGCGAGCAGGGACCTGATATCGTTGCCGGGATCGATCAAGGGGGCTCGGAGGATGTCGACCAAATACCCGTCGCTCGGCGCGGACCATGCGCGACCGCAGCTTGGCCGCAACCTGACCTATGGCATGCTCGACAGCCTGGGCCGGGCAATCGTGACCGGGCGCTACGAGGCGGAGCCCTTCCCCACCGAGGCCGAGCTTGCCAAGCAGCATGGCGTGAGCCGATCGGTGACGCGCGAGGCGGTGAAGATGCTGACCGCCAAGGGCCTGCTGAGCGCGCGGCCACGCCAGGGCACGATCGTCCAGCCCGCCACCAGCTGGAACCTGTTCGACACCGATGTGCTGAGCTGGCTGCTGGAGCGGCAATTCTCGGTGGACCTGCTGCGCCAGTTCAACCAGCTGCGCGTGGCGATCGAGCCCGAGGCGGCGGCGCTGGCGGCGCGCGTGGCGACCGAAGCGGACCTGCAGCGGATAAGCGAAGGACTCGCGCGAATGGCCGACGCCGAACGCGGTGAAGATGATCCGCTCGACGCGGATATCGCCTTCCACGTGGCGATCCTGCGGGCATCGGGAAACCCTTTCTACGCACAGTTTCGCGACATGGTGGCGACCGCGCTGCGCACCTCGATCCGCTTCACCAACCGGCTGAAGGGCCGCACCGCGAACCTGGCCGACCATGCCGCGGTGCGCGACGCGATCGTTGCGCGCGATCCCGCTGCTGCACATGCGGCGATGCGCGCGCTCATCGGCGATGTGCTGGAACTGATCGAGCAGGTCGAAGCGGGCGAGCAGCACCTCCACCCAGCCAAATGAGTTGCCGGCAATGGTCGCACAGGGCGTCGAGACCAGCCGGTCTGGATCAGCTTGTGAAAAGATCATTTCTGCGCAATCCTGATGCATATCGTAGGGAGTCTTCGTAGCAATGTTGCACCAACTCGCATTGGCAATGATCCTCACCGCCACCGGGCCGACGCCTGCCGCGCAGGATCATGGAAACACGAAGGCCGCGCCGGTCGCGGCCGAGAAGAAGGTGTGCCGCCGTGCCGCCTCGACCGGATCGGTGATGGCGAAAGTCAGTTGCCGGACGAAGAGCGAATGGGACGCAATGTCCTCGCGCGGCCAGACGGACGCGCAGCGCACTTTGGAGCGCGACCGCGCCCTTGAGCATATCAGGAGCAGCCGGACATTGGGGAATTGACAGGACGGAGACGGGAAGCATGACGAAAATTGCAATCGCGGCGATCGCACTGAGCCTCGCGTCCACATCCGCTTTGGCGCAGACCGTCGATGTGGGGACGGTCAATTGGAGCAAGCTCCCCGCCCTGAAGGAACGCGAGGGCCGTCTCAACTATGCCGACCTCGCGACGAAGGTCGAGGGCATCCTGAAGCGCGGCTGCAAGATCCCGGGTCAGTCGGCCCGACGCTTCGACATCACCGTACCCTATGCGGCGCTGGTGGAGCCGAACGGCAAGGTCAGCCGTGTCGTCGTTTCCGACATGAAGTGCCCCGAACTCGAGGTACTGGTCGGCCATGCGGCCATCGCGCGGTCCGACGCCGGCGATTTCCTCCCGACGGGGGCGGACAAAGCCAGCTGGTATGGCGGCGCGATCAATTTCAACCTGCATTGAACGACCGCGAACGGAGGATCGCCAATCCTTTGGTCTTTTTGAGACCGGACGTCCGCGTGAGAGGTATATCTTAAAACTTTTCATGCACTTGATCCTGCATGCGCACGACAGCCCCCCCGACGTCGCCACGTCCCGCCCCCTGCACCGGTTGCCGTGACGGAGCCGGGCTGGATTTCGATTTCTCGATGGCGTTCCAGCCGATCATGGACGTGGTCGATCGCGTGCCCTTCGCCTACGAAGCGTTGGTGCGCGGCCCGAACGGCGAGGGCGCGGCCAGCGTGCTTGCGCAGGTCTCCGAGGCGAACCGCTACACGTTCGACCAGCAATGCCGGGTGAAGGCGATCGAGACCGCGGCAAGGGCCGGATTGATCGGCACGCAGGCGCGGCTATCCATAAACTTCCTGCCCAATGCGGTCTATTCGCCCGCCGCGTGCATCCAGTTGACGCTCAAGACCGCCAAGAAAGTTCGCTTCCCGACCGACCGGCTAATCTTCGAATTCACCGAGAATGAGGAAATGGTCGACCCCGACCATGTCGCCAACATCATCGCGACCTATCAGAAGATGGGCTTCGGAACCGCGCTCGATGATTTCGGCGCAGGGCATGCGGGGCTGAACCTGCTGGCGAAGTTCCAGCCCGACATCATCAAGCTGGACATGGACCTGATCCGCGGGCTCGACGCGAGCCTGCCGCGGCGGATGATCGTCGAAGGCGTGGTACGGATGTGCAACGCACTCGACGTCACGGTCATCGCCGAGGG encodes:
- a CDS encoding efflux RND transporter permease subunit, which translates into the protein MSRIFIDRPIFAWVIAIIVMLSGLGAIYSLPIAQYPDVAPPQVNVRATYPGASAETVQNSVTQVIEQQLTGIDGLLYFSSSSSSRGQASISVTFEKGTDPDIAQVQVQNQVQQALSRLPQQVQQQGLRVTKSNADSLLLVGVYDETDQRTNQDVSDWMASNMQDTLARVPGVGDTNVFGAPYAMRIWLNPDRLASYALMPGDVITAIQNQNTEVAAGEIGGQPQPSEQMLNATVTAQSRMQTPEQFRNIILKTETSGANVLLSDVARVELGAESYNAVSRVNRHPGAGISISLAPGADALETAELVKAEVAKIATSFPPGFNYAYANDTTGFIKLSIEEVVKTLIEAIILVVIVIFVFLQSWRATLIPFIAVPVVLLGTFAVFYALGFSINTLTLFGLVLAIGMLVDDAIVVVENVERLMEEDPELSPRDATIQSMEQIQFALVGITLVLVAVFLPMAFFGGSTGVIYRQFSVTIVSSMVLSAGVALILTPALTSTLLKRKQDEKESFISRRFPKVGRFFTRASEKFNTTFDRGVDRYGRSVSYVVDRKWIFLLIYAAICLLLVLMFVRLPTGFLPSEDQGAASVQFRLPAGATQSRTQEVQRAIERYFTEQEGKNVATMFTVTGGGGGGGASGQNTGQGFLNLTDWSQRKGSENGADAIVARASGAFRNFRDAQVFALVPPAIRGLGQSTGFSMQLQNTSGMSREEFAAAREKLLQLAAGDPALTAVRLTDLPDVATLQVDFDQQKLAALGLSQGDVNATLATAWGGRYVNDFIDRGRVKRVFVQGDAQFRASPDNIGEWFVRNRNGQMAPFTSFAQTSWSTAPTTLSRFQGVPSFEIQGQAAPGQSSGEAMDRIQALAAQIPGTAVAWSGLSYQERLSSGQAPLLYTVSLIVVFLCLAALYESWSIPLAVLLVIPLGLVGAIFAVTLRGLQNDVYLQIGLLTTMGLAAKNAILMIEFAERAEKEGKRVIDAAIEAARIRLRPILMTSLAFIFGVLPLAISTGAGANSRIAIGTSVIGGMLTATILAIFYIPLFFVLVRRGVRDGLKALRDRRRRPEATA
- a CDS encoding efflux transporter outer membrane subunit — its product is MNRLILLLAASALSGCASMAPKYVQPAAPVPPSWPVGDAYLAQSEAALPAVTYRDIFRDARLQALIEQALVNNRDLRIAAANIRAAREQYRIQRANRLPLIGAGAGATVTGGDRTSGTSGNNSGTGTGTGTGTGTGAVPSNSGTRTNFSADVGVTGFELDLFGRVASLTEAEQNRFFATEAGARATRLTLIGDIADAWLNHAADASLLKIAEDTATSAQSSVRLTRARLEGGVAPRTDLRQAEQVLEAARADLAEQRTALAQDINALQLLVGATIDPATLPASIEQAGTTVAELPAGVDSGVLLRRPDVVQAEYQLRAANAEIGAARAALFPRITLTGLLGLASNALTGLFSGGAFAWSGGADLNYPIFSGGAAQANVRLSQAQRDAAVANYERAIQIAFREVSDALARRGTIVEQIRATAAQTEAAADTYRLTEARYRGGIDTFLSSLDAQRSLYAAQRSLVNTQLVRASNLVTLYRTLGGDSLLQATPQGPVPVNASANN
- a CDS encoding 2-dehydro-3-deoxy-6-phosphogalactonate aldolase, coding for MTQITFDSAFAACPLIAILRGVRPDEVEAIGDALVDAGFTLIEVPLNSPDPLDSIARLAKRLAGKAVIGAGTVLRIADVEAVRAAGGTMIISPNANVEVIAASAAAGMVSLPGIATPTEAFAALEAGATALKLFPAEGSSPQILKAMRAVLPKDLSILPVGGIAPDNMGPWIEAGAAGFGLGSALYKVGLSADEVGANARAFVAALA
- a CDS encoding 2-dehydro-3-deoxygalactonokinase; this translates as MVSKATRFLAVDWGTTNRRVFLIDQGQVVRTERDDRGVTAVEDFESDAAGIRAQFGDLPMLMAGMVGSTVGWRVAPYVPAPAGLADLAANLLWIDDRTAIVPGISTMVGGRPDVMRGEEVQLLGAVAAGLVPPDSLLCQPGTHCKWVEMEAGRVADFTTAMTGELFAMLRKHGLLAAQLGGEVRPGAAFREGVEEARRRDLTASLFGIRAAKMLGVRDDADAASYASGLLIGSDVAARLATTGHDTVHILADPVLGALYSVAIETLGRSARLVDSQSAFVAGIIEIRNQ
- a CDS encoding sodium/sugar symporter, whose product is MTSLSNIDLFVVILYAIGIFGLAQYVSRDKAGHTKDTSDYFLASKSLPWWAIGASLIAANISAEQIVGMSGSGYAIGLAIASYEWMAAITLLIVGKWFLPIFLKNEIYTMPQFLEQRFGPTIRTVMAIFWLALYIFVNLTSILWLGSIAVTQVAGVNQDVALVGLGAFALLYQLRGGLKAVALTDIVQVTLLVFGGLVISYLTLSEIGGDAGVLGGFTRLTTELPEKFDMILSQDNPFYKDLPGLSVLIGGMWIANLSYWGFNQYIIQRALAAKNLSEAQKGVVFAAFLKLLMPVIIVLPGIAAVLLAPDLAKPDQAYPTMMRMLPVGLLGLVFAALVAAIIASMASKINSIATIFTLDLYAKMKGVESQALDASGDAVLTAGHEKQLVRVGRIAAVVATIAAILTARPLLGSLDQAFQYIQEFSGFVTPGITVIFLLGLFWPRATEAGALVGAVASVVLSFVFWFPADWGGVAALNAVPFMNRMMIVFFASLALAVIVSLARPAHADSNRIQMQGVSFRTTTSFNIAAVIIVLILIALYATWW
- a CDS encoding FadR/GntR family transcriptional regulator, translated to MSTKYPSLGADHARPQLGRNLTYGMLDSLGRAIVTGRYEAEPFPTEAELAKQHGVSRSVTREAVKMLTAKGLLSARPRQGTIVQPATSWNLFDTDVLSWLLERQFSVDLLRQFNQLRVAIEPEAAALAARVATEADLQRISEGLARMADAERGEDDPLDADIAFHVAILRASGNPFYAQFRDMVATALRTSIRFTNRLKGRTANLADHAAVRDAIVARDPAAAHAAMRALIGDVLELIEQVEAGEQHLHPAK
- a CDS encoding EAL domain-containing protein, with translation MAFQPIMDVVDRVPFAYEALVRGPNGEGAASVLAQVSEANRYTFDQQCRVKAIETAARAGLIGTQARLSINFLPNAVYSPAACIQLTLKTAKKVRFPTDRLIFEFTENEEMVDPDHVANIIATYQKMGFGTALDDFGAGHAGLNLLAKFQPDIIKLDMDLIRGLDASLPRRMIVEGVVRMCNALDVTVIAEGIETEGELEALRAMGVRYIQGFYFAKPAFETLPVVTIPAPDLRLTA